From one Geoalkalibacter halelectricus genomic stretch:
- a CDS encoding efflux transporter outer membrane subunit, which yields MRPRTLWLLSLLILLSGCAGRPAPVADPVPAPPAEFRQLQGQASPPAATTPWWESFDDPALAELMAVAFAGNLDLAQAVARLEQSEALLRTARAGLLPRLDLQGQLRREKSPGLFGEHTGTSYNLSLAAAYELDLWQKIANQERAASLDRDATAAETQTLLLSLSARLADLYYLAAEQRSQLQLTDANIAAFADTLARVESRYRQGLVPALDVYQARQNLDAARARRPQFERGLALAEHALAVLLGNYPGDLPAASLIELLETPAAFPAGLPSELLARRPDVGAALLRVAAADARLAAAVAERFPSFNLLAGYGYSHTAFVTGDLSGTFWNLILNAAQPLFDAGRRKAEVARHEALVRERLAAYHGQVLSAFQDVEDALAANRTSEEQIVRLAAQRRTTEAALRLALDGYLAGLSDYLPVLTAQSAQLDSDSRLLEARRRLISDRISLARALGGAWMADTLDQRLAADAGRQGNDQP from the coding sequence ATGAGGCCGCGGACCCTGTGGCTTTTAAGCCTGCTGATCCTGCTCAGCGGCTGCGCCGGCCGTCCTGCCCCGGTTGCGGACCCCGTGCCCGCGCCACCCGCGGAATTTCGCCAACTCCAGGGGCAAGCTTCACCGCCCGCCGCCACAACCCCCTGGTGGGAAAGCTTCGACGACCCCGCACTGGCTGAGCTCATGGCCGTCGCCTTTGCCGGCAACCTGGATCTGGCCCAGGCCGTGGCCCGCCTGGAGCAAAGCGAGGCCCTGCTGCGCACGGCCCGCGCCGGTCTGCTGCCGCGCCTGGATCTGCAGGGGCAGCTACGGCGCGAGAAAAGCCCAGGGCTGTTCGGCGAACATACCGGCACCAGTTACAATCTGTCCCTGGCGGCCGCCTACGAACTCGACCTGTGGCAAAAAATCGCCAACCAGGAGCGCGCCGCCAGTCTTGACCGCGACGCAACGGCGGCCGAAACTCAAACGCTGCTGCTGAGTCTCTCGGCGCGTCTTGCCGATCTCTACTATCTGGCCGCCGAGCAGCGCAGCCAGCTTCAGCTGACCGACGCCAACATCGCCGCCTTCGCCGACACCCTGGCGCGGGTGGAGAGCCGCTACCGTCAGGGCCTGGTTCCGGCCCTCGACGTCTACCAGGCGCGCCAGAACCTGGACGCCGCCCGCGCCCGCCGTCCCCAATTCGAACGAGGCCTGGCCCTGGCCGAACATGCCTTGGCGGTTCTGCTCGGCAACTATCCCGGCGATCTACCCGCCGCCAGTCTGATCGAGCTGCTCGAAACACCCGCTGCCTTTCCCGCCGGACTGCCTTCGGAACTGCTTGCCCGACGCCCCGACGTCGGCGCGGCTCTGCTGCGCGTCGCCGCCGCCGACGCGCGCCTCGCCGCGGCCGTGGCCGAGCGCTTCCCGTCCTTCAACCTGCTGGCCGGCTACGGCTATTCGCACACCGCCTTCGTTACCGGCGATCTGTCCGGAACCTTCTGGAATCTCATCCTCAACGCGGCGCAGCCTCTCTTCGACGCCGGCCGCCGCAAAGCCGAGGTGGCGCGCCACGAAGCCCTGGTGCGCGAACGGCTGGCCGCCTACCACGGCCAGGTTCTCTCCGCCTTCCAGGATGTCGAGGACGCCCTGGCGGCCAACCGCACCAGCGAGGAACAGATCGTGCGCCTCGCGGCCCAGCGCCGGACCACCGAGGCCGCCCTGCGCCTGGCCCTCGATGGCTATCTGGCCGGACTCTCCGATTATCTGCCGGTGCTGACGGCCCAAAGTGCCCAGCTCGACAGCGACAGCCGTCTGCTCGAAGCCCGCCGCCGCCTCATCAGCGACCGCATCAGCCTGGCGCGCGCCCTGGGCGGCGCCTGGATGGCGGACACTCTCGACCAGCGCCTGGCCGCGGATGCCGGGCGCCAAGGAAACGACCAGCCATGA
- a CDS encoding TetR/AcrR family transcriptional regulator, producing the protein MNHPDTKQRLLDAAEQLFARDGFHSTSLRAITRAAGVNLAAVSYHFGGKEALVEAVFERRLAPLNATRRQRLDAVRDSARTQGRAPTIEEVLRAFIEPTLALREAGPGACAFISLVGRALNEPEGVVRTTFMRHMQPLFTYLFELTRSALPALSAHSVFWRLLFALSTTAHAICLSDQSLPWPPGVAPLRDSEALLAELLPFVTAAMEAQA; encoded by the coding sequence ATGAACCATCCCGACACCAAACAGCGCCTGCTGGACGCCGCCGAGCAACTCTTCGCCCGCGACGGCTTTCACTCCACCAGTCTGCGCGCCATCACCCGCGCGGCCGGAGTGAACCTGGCGGCCGTCAGCTACCATTTCGGCGGCAAGGAAGCCTTGGTCGAGGCGGTCTTCGAGCGCCGCCTGGCACCCCTCAACGCCACCCGGCGCCAACGCCTCGACGCGGTGCGCGACAGCGCGCGCACCCAGGGGCGCGCGCCGACCATCGAGGAGGTGCTGCGCGCCTTCATCGAGCCGACCCTCGCCCTGCGCGAGGCCGGACCCGGCGCCTGCGCCTTTATCTCCCTGGTCGGCCGCGCCCTGAACGAGCCCGAGGGGGTGGTGCGCACCACCTTCATGCGCCACATGCAACCGCTGTTCACCTATCTCTTCGAACTGACCCGCAGCGCCCTGCCGGCCCTGAGCGCGCACAGCGTTTTCTGGCGCCTGCTGTTCGCCCTCTCGACCACCGCCCACGCCATCTGCCTGAGTGACCAGAGCCTGCCCTGGCCGCCGGGCGTTGCGCCCCTGCGCGACAGCGAGGCGCTGCTGGCCGAGCTCCTGCCCTTCGTCACCGCCGCCATGGAGGCCCAGGCATGA